GGTCTTAGGAAGGGAGTGAGCGATGTTTTGCAAGTAGAACCTGCCCACTCCTAAAGAAAGATTTTAAATGTTTTAGATTATTTATCCTTTTGGAATAGAATGAATGATAGGTTAATAAAATAATAAAGGAGTCGTTCAATGAAAACCAAAAAATCAACTTTAAGTAGGCGAAAGTTTTTTAAAACTTCCACTCTTGCAGCGGGTGCTGTTTTGACTGCAGGGATTATAAAACCTTCTTTGGGTGCAGAGCAAAAACATTCTCATCTAAATTACAATCCGAATAATACTGATCGTTCAAGAGGCAGAATGTTTTTTACCAAAGATGAAGATTTTAAAGTTTTATCTGCAGCTGTTGAAAGGATTTTTCCTGAAGATGATTTAGGATCTGGGGCCATCAAACTTGGTGTAGCTTACTTTATAGATAATCAGTTTGCAGGAGCATATGGCAATAACGCTAAAGAATATATGCAAGGACCTTTTGATAAAGGAGTTCCTACTCAAGGGTATCAGACCCCAATGATTCGCCAAGAAATTTTTTTAGAAGGAGTCAGGTGTATTCAAAAGGAGGCATTAAAAAGATTTAAAAATAATTTTTTTGAGATTTCTCCTGCGCAACAAGATGGAATTTTGAAAGATTTTGAAGCAAATAAGGTTGCAATGATTGGTGTGGATTCAAGCTATTTTTTCTCACTTTTGCGGGAAATGACGTTATGTGGAGTTTATGCTGACCCTATTTATAATGGTAATGAGGGGATGAGAGGTTGGAAAATGAAAGAATTCCCCGGTGCACAGATGTCATATTTAGCATTTATTGATGATAAACAATTCCAAAAAATTCCCCCGATGTCCTTATCGGATATGCAAGGAGGAAAGTGATGGCAAAAATATTAAAAAAAGTTGATGTGGTAACTATCGGCGTGGGTTGGACAGGCGGCATTGTTGCAGCAGAATGTGCAAAAGCAGGCTTAAAAGTCGTCGGACTTGAGCGCGGAGGATTAAGAAGCACGCAAGACTTCGCTGAAGTTCATGATGAGTATCGCTATGCGATTAATTATGGTTTAATGCAAGATCTTTCCAAAGAAACGATTACCTTTAGAAATACTCCCCAACAAAAGGCCTTACCGATGAGAAAATTGGGATCGTTTTTGCTTGGAGAAGGACTTGGGGGAGCGGGCGTGCATTGGAACGGATGGACATATCGGTTTTTTCCTTATGATTTTGAAATTAAAACGATGACAGAAAAACGTTATGGAAAAAATAAACTTTCAAAAGATTATTTGCTTCAAGATTGGGGGATTACTTATGATGAAATGGAACCTTACTTTGACAAGTTTGAAAAAACTGCAGGCATTTCAGGGGAAGCAAAAAATCCTTTTGCAGGGAAAAGAAGCAGTGGGTATCCCAATCCGCCTTTAAGTACCACACCGATTTTGTCAAAATTTGAAGCAGTGACGCAAAAAATGCGGTTTCACCCTTATAGAATGCCTGCGGCAAATAGTTCTCAAAGCTATACTAATCCTGATGGAGAGACGCTTAATCCTTGTCAGTATTGTGCATTTTGTGAGAGATTTGGGTGTGAATATGGTGCAAAGGCAAGCCCGATTGTAACTGTGATCCCTACGGCATTAAAAACAGGAAATTATGAAATAAGACACCATAGTAATGTGGTTGAGATTCTTAAAAAAGGCGATAAAGTCACAGGTGTAAAATATGTTGATACACGTACTTTAGAGGAATATATCCAGCCCGCAGATATCGTAGTTTTAAGCAGTTTTATACTGAATAATGCCAAATTGTTAATGGTTTCAAAAATTGGCACACAATACGATCCTGTGAGCAGAAAAGGTACTTTGGGAAAAAATTATTGCTACCAGCTCAATGCAGGAACAACGGCATTTTTTGATGAACAATTTAATGTCTTTATGGGTTCAGGGGCTTTGGGAAGCAATATTGATGATTTTAACGGGGATAATTTTGATCATTCCGGTTTAGATTTTATCCACGGTGCCTTGATTTATGCACTGCAAAGTGGTTCAAGACCCATTGCAAGCAACCCGATTCCAAAAGGTACGCCCTTATGGGGAAGTGTGTTTAAAAAGGCTTCGATTCATAATTATACAAGAGTCATTAATATTGGAGGGCAGGGGGCTTCTATGCCATATTATCAAAATTATTTGGATTTAGATCCTGTATATAAGGACGCTTATGGTTTGCCATTGTTGCGAATGACGTATAACTTTACCGATCAAGATCGGGCATTGTTTAAGTTCATCACGCAAAAAACACAAGCGATTGCTAAAGAAATGAATCCTAAATCTATTGTTTCAGTCCCCCAGATTCGAGATTATAGCATTATTCCTTACCAATCTACCCATAATGTGGGAGGCACTACGATGGGGAATGATCCAGGACATAGCGTTGTTAATCATTATTTGCAACATTGGGATGTTGATAATCTTTTTGTAGTGGGTGCGGGAAATTTTTCACACAATAGCGGCTATAA
This Helicobacter sp. 12S02232-10 DNA region includes the following protein-coding sequences:
- a CDS encoding GMC family oxidoreductase; protein product: MAKILKKVDVVTIGVGWTGGIVAAECAKAGLKVVGLERGGLRSTQDFAEVHDEYRYAINYGLMQDLSKETITFRNTPQQKALPMRKLGSFLLGEGLGGAGVHWNGWTYRFFPYDFEIKTMTEKRYGKNKLSKDYLLQDWGITYDEMEPYFDKFEKTAGISGEAKNPFAGKRSSGYPNPPLSTTPILSKFEAVTQKMRFHPYRMPAANSSQSYTNPDGETLNPCQYCAFCERFGCEYGAKASPIVTVIPTALKTGNYEIRHHSNVVEILKKGDKVTGVKYVDTRTLEEYIQPADIVVLSSFILNNAKLLMVSKIGTQYDPVSRKGTLGKNYCYQLNAGTTAFFDEQFNVFMGSGALGSNIDDFNGDNFDHSGLDFIHGALIYALQSGSRPIASNPIPKGTPLWGSVFKKASIHNYTRVINIGGQGASMPYYQNYLDLDPVYKDAYGLPLLRMTYNFTDQDRALFKFITQKTQAIAKEMNPKSIVSVPQIRDYSIIPYQSTHNVGGTTMGNDPGHSVVNHYLQHWDVDNLFVVGAGNFSHNSGYNPTGTAGALAYRCAEGIIKYHKKATKLA
- a CDS encoding gluconate 2-dehydrogenase subunit 3 family protein, producing the protein MKTKKSTLSRRKFFKTSTLAAGAVLTAGIIKPSLGAEQKHSHLNYNPNNTDRSRGRMFFTKDEDFKVLSAAVERIFPEDDLGSGAIKLGVAYFIDNQFAGAYGNNAKEYMQGPFDKGVPTQGYQTPMIRQEIFLEGVRCIQKEALKRFKNNFFEISPAQQDGILKDFEANKVAMIGVDSSYFFSLLREMTLCGVYADPIYNGNEGMRGWKMKEFPGAQMSYLAFIDDKQFQKIPPMSLSDMQGGK